From Nomascus leucogenys isolate Asia chromosome 15, Asia_NLE_v1, whole genome shotgun sequence, a single genomic window includes:
- the LOC100606832 gene encoding olfactory receptor 51S1 has protein sequence MSTLPTQIAPNSSTSMAPAFLLVGMPGLSGAPSWWTMPLIAVYLLSALGNGTILWIIAVEPALHHPMHFFLFLLSVSDIGLVTALMPTLLGLALAGAHTVPASVCLLQMFFVHVFSVMESSVLLTMSIDRALAFCRPLHYPALLTNGVISKISLATAFRCLGLHLPLPFLLAYMPYCRPQVLTHSYCLHPDVARLACPGAWGAAYSLFVVLSAMGLDPLLIFFSYGLTGKVLQGVESREDRWKAGQTCAAHLSAVLLFYIPMILLALINHLELPITQHTHTLLSYVHFLLPPLINPILYSVKMKEIRKRILNRLQPRKVGGAQ, from the coding sequence ATGTCAACATTACCGACTCAGATAGCCCCCAATAGCAGCACTTCAATGGCCCccgccttcttgctggtgggcaTGCCAGGCCTATCAGGTGCACCCTCCTGGTGGACAATGCCCCTCATTGCTGTCTACCTTCTCTCTGCACTGGGAAATGGCACCATCCTCTGGATCATTGCCGTGGAGCCCGCCCTGCACCACCCAATgcacttcttcctcttcttgcttAGTGTGTCTGATATTGGATTGGTCACCGCCCTGATGCCCACACTGCTGGGCCTTGCCCTTGCTGGTGCTCACACTgtccctgcctcagtctgcctTCTACAGATGTTTTTTGTCCATGTCTTTTCTGTCATGGAGTCCTCTGTCTTGCTCACCATGTCCATTGATCGGGCACTGGCCTTCTGCCGACCTCTCCACTACCCAGCGCTCCTCACCAATGGTGTAATTAGCAAAATCAGTCTGGCCACTGCTTTTCGATGCCTGGGTCTCCATCTGCCCCTGCCATTTCTGCTGGCCTACATGCCCTACTGCCGCCCACAGGTCCTAACCCATTCTTATTGCTTGCATCCAGATGTGGCTCGTTTGGCCTGCCCAGGAGCTTGGGGTGCAGCCTACAGCCTATTTGTGGTTCTTTCAGCCATGGGTTTGGACCCCCTGCTTATTTTCTTCTCCTATGGCCTGACTGGCAAAGTGTTGCAAGGTGTGGAGTCCAGGGAGGATCGCTGGAAGGCTGGTCAAACCTGTGCTGCCCACCTCTCTGCCGTGCTCCTCTTCTATATCCCTATGATCCTCCTGGCACTGATTAACCATCTTGAGCTGCCAATCACTCAGCATACCCATACTCTTCTCTCCTATGTCCATTTCCTGCTTCCTCCATTGATAAACCCTATTCTCTATAGTGTCAAGATGAAGGAGATTAGAAAGAGAATACTCAACAGGTTGCAGCCCAGGAAGGTGGGTGGTGCTCAGTGA
- the LOC100607176 gene encoding olfactory receptor 51H1 — protein MTNLNASHANHHNFILTGIPGMPDKNPWLAFPLGFLYTFTLLGSGTILPVIKVEPSLHEPMYYFLSILALTDVSLSMSTLPSMLSIFWLNAPEIVFDACIMQMFFIHVFGIVESGVLVSMAFDRFVAIRNPLHYVSILTHNVIGKIGIAVLTREVCVVFPVPFLIQRLPFCHSNVLSHSYCLHQNMMRLACASTRVNSLYGLIVVIFTLGLDALLILLSYVLILKTVLGIASRGERLKTLSTCLSHMSAVLLFYVPFIGASMIHRFGEHLSPVVHMLMADIYLLLPPVLNPIVYSVKTKQI, from the coding sequence ATGACGAACTTGAATGCATCACATGCCAACCACCATAACTTCATTCTGACAGGTATCCCAGGAATGCCAGACAAGAACCCATGGTTGGCCTTTCCCCTGGGATTTCTCTACACATTCACACTCCTGGGAAGTGGTACCATCCTACCTGTCATCAAGGTGGAGCCGAGTCTCCATGAGCCCATGTATTACTTCCTTTCTATCTTGGCTCTCACTGACGTTAGTCTCTCCATGTCCACCTTGCCCTCCATGCTCAGCATCTTCTGGCTTAATGCCCCTGAGATTGTTTTTGATGCATGCATCATGCAGATGTTCTTCATCCATGTATTCGGAATAGTAGAATCAGGAGTCCTAGTGTCCATGGCCTTTGATAGATTTGTGGCCATCCGAAACCCATTACACTATGTTTCCATCCTCACTCACAATGTTATTGGAAAGATTGGAATAGCTGTCCTCACCCGGGAAGTCTGTGTGGTCTTCCCTGTGCCCTTCCTTATACAGCGCCTACCCTTCTGCCATTCCAATGTCTTGTCTCATTCATATTGTCTTCACCAAAACATGATGCGGCTAGCTTGTGCCAGCACCCGCGTCAACAGCCTCTATGGCCTCATCGTCGTCATCTTCACACTGGGGCTCGATGCTCTCCTCATTCTACTGTCTTATGTACTCATCCTGAAGACTGTGCTGGGCATTGCCTCCAGAGGTGAAAGGCTGAAAACCCTCAGCACCTGCCTCTCTCACATGTCTGCCGTGCTTCTCTTCTATGTTCCTTTTATTGGTGCCTCCATGATCCACAGATTTGGGGAGCATTTATCACCAGTAGTGCACATGCTCATGGCTGATATATACCTACTGCTCCCGCCTGTGCTAAACCCCATTGTCTACAGTGTGAAGACCAAGCAGATTTGA